A genomic window from Desulfobotulus mexicanus includes:
- a CDS encoding N-acetyl sugar amidotransferase, whose product MKYCTRCLYPANHPLHLTFDEEGVCSGCRVHEEKDRLDWRERAEKLRCLFDAYRSRSRHIHDCIIPVTGARDSHFIVHVVKNVFGMHPLLVHYNKHYNTRMGIRNLAYLRTLFGCDIISHTTNPETVKKITRETLRLKASMYWHCLAGHTAFPVQTAVRFKIPLIVWGAHQGCDQVGMFSHLDEVEMTRKYRKEHDLMGLEAEDLSRLSQGRLSPGDLEPYLYPHDGELAAIGVRGIYLGNYIRWDSKAQHEEMIRLHGYETMMQQRTFDTYNDVDCFHYSGLHDAIRFLKYGYGKVTDHATREIRLKRLTREEGIARVRQYQDVRPKDTGLFLDWLGMDERALWECIDPHRDSKIWEKQEGKWTLKDSILNHEKDSGVEKVRLTKTEDCHFHLPPPRDKAEETGYVLLGRGWVDNT is encoded by the coding sequence ATGAAGTACTGCACACGCTGCCTCTATCCCGCCAACCATCCCCTGCACCTCACCTTTGATGAAGAAGGCGTTTGCAGCGGGTGCCGGGTGCATGAGGAAAAAGACAGGCTGGACTGGCGGGAAAGGGCGGAAAAACTCCGCTGTCTTTTTGACGCTTACCGATCCCGCTCCCGCCATATCCACGATTGCATCATTCCCGTGACCGGAGCCCGTGACTCCCACTTTATTGTCCATGTGGTAAAAAATGTCTTTGGCATGCACCCCCTTCTGGTGCATTACAACAAACATTACAATACCCGCATGGGCATCCGGAACCTTGCCTACCTGCGAACCCTCTTTGGCTGCGACATCATCAGCCACACCACCAATCCGGAGACGGTAAAAAAAATCACACGGGAAACCCTGAGGCTGAAGGCATCCATGTACTGGCACTGTCTTGCGGGACACACTGCATTCCCCGTCCAGACCGCTGTACGCTTCAAGATACCCCTCATTGTCTGGGGAGCCCACCAGGGCTGTGACCAGGTGGGGATGTTCTCCCATCTGGATGAGGTCGAAATGACCCGTAAATATCGCAAGGAACATGATCTCATGGGTCTTGAGGCCGAAGACCTCTCAAGACTTTCTCAAGGCAGGCTTTCTCCGGGGGATCTTGAACCCTATCTTTATCCCCATGACGGAGAACTGGCCGCCATCGGTGTACGGGGCATTTACCTTGGCAACTACATCCGCTGGGACTCCAAGGCCCAGCATGAGGAAATGATCCGTCTCCACGGCTATGAAACCATGATGCAGCAGCGTACCTTTGACACCTATAACGATGTGGACTGCTTCCATTACTCCGGACTCCATGATGCCATCAGATTTTTGAAGTACGGTTATGGCAAGGTCACGGATCATGCCACAAGGGAAATCCGCCTGAAACGCCTCACCCGTGAGGAAGGCATTGCACGGGTGCGGCAGTATCAGGATGTCCGGCCAAAAGATACGGGGCTTTTTCTGGACTGGCTGGGCATGGATGAAAGGGCTTTATGGGAATGCATCGATCCGCACAGGGATTCTAAAATATGGGAGAAACAGGAAGGGAAATGGACACTGAAGGACAGCATCCTGAACCATGAAAAGGATAGCGGAGTAGAAAAGGTGCGCCTCACCAAAACTGAAGACTGCCACTTTCATCTTCCCCCCCCAAGGGACAAGGCAGAAGAAACGGGCTATGTTCTGCTAGGGCGGGGCTGGGTGGACAATACCTGA
- the hisF gene encoding imidazole glycerol phosphate synthase subunit HisF, which produces MLKKRLIGVLVVKNGLVVQSIGFRHYLPVGRPTVAVEYLNRWGIDEILLVDISATAEGRSPDCAMIAELAPFCLVPLAAGGGVHNLKDMEKLIRSGADKVVLQSALFREPDLLREGARHFGRQCMVVSIDARQKNDGSYETLSTGLLPTGHTPADLARMAEDRGAGEIFINSVDRDGSQKGYDAELISQVCKAVSVPVIACGGAGHAKDFVTPFLCGAAAAAAANYFHFTEHSVILAKRFLHGQSLPIRLDSHASYEGASFDEKGRLAKKEDRFLEKLRFEYIPEEII; this is translated from the coding sequence ATGCTGAAAAAACGTCTCATCGGTGTCCTTGTGGTAAAAAATGGTCTTGTGGTGCAGAGTATCGGCTTCAGGCATTATCTTCCCGTCGGCAGGCCCACCGTTGCCGTGGAATACCTCAACCGCTGGGGGATTGATGAGATCCTTCTTGTGGATATCAGCGCCACAGCAGAAGGCCGCAGTCCGGACTGCGCCATGATCGCAGAGCTGGCCCCCTTCTGCCTCGTCCCCCTTGCTGCTGGGGGTGGCGTTCACAACTTAAAGGATATGGAAAAACTGATCCGTTCCGGAGCCGACAAGGTGGTTCTTCAGTCCGCCCTGTTCCGGGAGCCGGATCTTCTCCGTGAAGGGGCCCGTCATTTTGGCCGTCAGTGCATGGTGGTTTCCATTGATGCCCGTCAAAAAAACGACGGAAGTTATGAAACCCTCTCCACCGGCCTTCTCCCCACAGGCCACACCCCGGCGGATCTCGCCCGTATGGCCGAAGACAGGGGAGCCGGAGAGATTTTTATCAATTCGGTGGACAGGGACGGCAGCCAGAAAGGCTATGATGCGGAACTCATCTCTCAGGTATGCAAAGCCGTCAGCGTCCCCGTGATCGCCTGCGGAGGCGCGGGCCACGCAAAGGACTTTGTCACACCCTTTCTCTGCGGCGCTGCTGCTGCGGCGGCGGCCAACTATTTTCACTTTACGGAACACAGCGTCATCCTTGCCAAACGCTTTCTTCACGGGCAAAGCCTTCCCATACGGCTGGACAGCCATGCCTCCTATGAAGGAGCCTCCTTTGATGAAAAAGGCCGACTTGCCAAAAAGGAAGACCGATTCCTGGAAAAACTCCGTTTTGAATACATTCCGGAGGAAATCATATGA
- the pseG gene encoding UDP-2,4-diacetamido-2,4,6-trideoxy-beta-L-altropyranose hydrolase — protein MKSPDIFLKKSNFMTTIVFRTDASLTIGTGHVMRCLTLAQALKARGANCHFLCKTHTGHLIEKIISHGFPVFYLSPAKESPEPGDPVHAHWLGGSWKDDAAQSLSLLKKIQPDWVVVDHYGIDIRWEKEIRPYTEKLFVLDDLADRYHDCDILLDSGREPESRDYIHLVPANCILLLGTDYVLLREEFIRMRPESLKRRANPVLRRILITMGGMDTDNITGNILQILSQATFIKNIEIDIVLNSLAPHLSLIQQQIVNFHCPVHLHTDTPCMAKLMTESDLAIGAAGSTTWERCFMGLPSLVLCIAANQKTIAQKMKAEQSAIIVPNNYSGIHSIPKTIQNLKKSPDILKKLSDNCSKLINTIKIKNIHKLLTTQ, from the coding sequence TTGAAAAGCCCTGACATTTTTTTAAAAAAAAGCAATTTCATGACCACTATTGTTTTCAGAACCGACGCATCCTTAACCATTGGCACCGGCCATGTCATGCGCTGCCTGACCTTGGCCCAGGCCCTCAAAGCCAGAGGTGCGAACTGCCATTTTCTCTGCAAGACCCACACAGGTCATCTCATAGAAAAAATCATAAGCCATGGATTTCCTGTGTTTTACCTTTCTCCCGCAAAAGAAAGCCCGGAGCCGGGTGATCCCGTCCATGCACACTGGCTCGGAGGATCATGGAAAGACGACGCTGCCCAAAGCCTTTCTTTACTCAAAAAAATTCAGCCGGACTGGGTAGTTGTGGATCATTATGGCATCGACATCCGCTGGGAAAAAGAGATCAGGCCCTATACGGAAAAACTTTTTGTGCTGGATGATCTGGCGGACAGATACCACGACTGTGACATCCTTCTCGATTCCGGAAGAGAACCGGAAAGTCGAGACTATATACACCTCGTGCCAGCTAATTGCATCCTGCTGCTAGGAACAGACTATGTCCTTCTGCGGGAAGAATTCATCCGGATGCGCCCGGAAAGCCTGAAAAGACGTGCAAACCCCGTCCTCCGTCGTATCCTCATCACCATGGGTGGCATGGATACAGATAACATAACAGGGAATATTCTTCAGATTCTAAGCCAAGCAACATTTATTAAAAATATAGAAATTGATATCGTTCTGAACAGCTTGGCCCCACACCTGAGTTTGATCCAACAACAAATAGTGAATTTTCACTGCCCTGTACATCTACACACAGACACCCCATGTATGGCCAAGCTTATGACTGAAAGCGATTTAGCTATCGGCGCAGCAGGCAGCACAACTTGGGAAAGATGCTTTATGGGTCTTCCAAGCTTAGTCTTATGCATAGCAGCTAATCAAAAAACAATCGCTCAGAAAATGAAAGCTGAGCAGTCCGCAATAATTGTCCCAAACAATTATTCTGGAATTCATTCTATTCCTAAAACAATACAAAATCTTAAAAAATCACCAGATATCCTAAAAAAACTTAGCGACAACTGCTCAAAACTAATAAATACAATTAAAATAAAAAACATACATAAGCTACTTACAACACAATAA
- a CDS encoding pseudaminic acid biosynthesis-associated methylase, which yields MTTDMDKKNPQLEKWVSDFGNDYIHRNDLEDWKMPVGMEAFRRMIGDLTLQSILEVGSNIGLNLHFIDALFQGRVSLHAVEPNSKAYAKLLEAPIQLKKAWNCDGFSLPPADASMDLVFTNGVLIHVAPEDLGRITDEIVRVSARYILCSEYFSHEPEEKPYHNQSDLLFKRDFGAFYLDRYPFLKVVNYGFLWQREFPIFDNLNWWLFEKP from the coding sequence ATGACAACGGATATGGACAAAAAAAACCCTCAGCTTGAAAAATGGGTTTCTGATTTTGGTAATGACTATATTCACCGCAATGATCTGGAAGACTGGAAAATGCCTGTGGGTATGGAAGCTTTCCGTCGTATGATTGGTGACCTGACCTTACAGTCCATCCTTGAGGTGGGCAGCAACATCGGCCTTAACCTGCACTTTATTGATGCCCTGTTCCAGGGCAGGGTCAGCCTCCATGCCGTAGAACCCAACTCCAAAGCCTATGCAAAACTTCTTGAGGCCCCCATTCAGTTAAAAAAAGCCTGGAACTGTGACGGATTCTCTCTGCCCCCTGCGGATGCCTCCATGGATCTTGTTTTTACCAATGGTGTTCTCATCCATGTTGCTCCCGAAGATCTGGGCCGCATTACCGATGAAATCGTCCGGGTTTCCGCAAGATACATCCTTTGCAGCGAATATTTTTCCCATGAACCCGAAGAAAAACCCTATCACAATCAGTCTGATCTTCTCTTCAAAAGGGACTTTGGCGCATTCTATCTGGATCGCTATCCCTTTCTCAAAGTTGTAAATTACGGTTTTCTCTGGCAAAGGGAATTTCCGATATTCGACAACCTCAACTGGTGGCTTTTTGAAAAGCCCTGA
- a CDS encoding 6-hydroxymethylpterin diphosphokinase MptE-like protein translates to MTSFFASNMALVEKHHPHLLSHLKGLTPFPVSSEHPENFKFKNIWMHDVQNPGNECLSHFNTVPPQQSGAVILLGMGLGHGAGRLVEQRPGIAHFFIFERHPEVFLQALCQKDLSLLLKDKRVHIFLTDPEDMAEAISPANRILKLENAFILPHQPSLQMDPDGYENLRQDIYKRLNQLNVSGSTLMLHGSTFFKNRMSILPLIQKNRLLQELANAFQGVPAILIAGGPSLTQELDTLKKFQGRAVLFAVDTVLPALASRNIIPDFVTSLDYQELTYEKMAPAAPFFADRINLIAMPFVTHKVPCQFPFKEIFWAFSTANLERWINHLMGGSMENGGAGTVAHMNMIAAISLGCSPIVLLGQDLCYPMGKNTHVQSTVLSFDESGKIEDRVNIQTNNGIPAFTNRGFYDFKIFFEQMIKANPGHYINATLPGAVIEGTEVMPLQDILSAFCTKEVSAETIISQSSQHVPWKQTPAGTEKSLKSTLKTIHKLEKLLKVCQKEGESALQGVDKLIKAGKQYPALTTLPSPLRRAIEAADKAHKQADREKIWALMDDITLEGLRTSERMLMEIDRLAENGPYLQWLRLSLERLNEINRVRMNGLSIMKSGVENAIQSMEKNPAFHPEKKLSLLEALRFFHETDDLASARKVIGQMSDEEKNMDEVLLIRGKIAATYMDYEKANGLFAKIHPPPLQKEVDKFRKKWGDTYTDFAALRTSANIRVSLRMLQKGLAMAPDHYGLTLLLQRFFRRMLHSLQQGLEQGPALLALWEDWLSENPMIPELLSPSDFATFLEIRAEKEEKDSLPEKARILLELAQTKEETAPRHIKLMHLCFSLEEFAAGLQHLQAATDLNADMAMHWESIGDSLEANGEDASALEAYGKGLELLPLHAPFHLKAGQILLRHGDIGQARHHLGMYKELMEKPAQAPEESIPNQAEQLLAKEKPEEALQLLIPLQHTQNENADFWNLFGCACHRTGRMQDAEQCFRTALTLKPDHSLAHYHLGLLLQENGYFREAEAAYSDALRTDPEMTSALTNLGVLAFNRGEYTSAATRFEKVMAIAPLNADAFYNYAKTLEAMGEKQKALKAYDLVLELNPDHSMALSAQDNLRQDRKS, encoded by the coding sequence GTGACATCCTTTTTTGCATCCAACATGGCCCTTGTGGAAAAACACCACCCCCACCTGCTTTCCCATTTAAAGGGCCTTACCCCCTTTCCTGTAAGTTCTGAGCATCCGGAAAACTTTAAGTTCAAAAACATATGGATGCATGATGTCCAAAACCCGGGTAACGAATGCCTCAGCCACTTTAACACCGTGCCTCCACAGCAAAGCGGCGCAGTCATACTCCTTGGCATGGGTCTTGGGCACGGCGCCGGCAGGCTCGTGGAACAGAGACCCGGCATAGCTCATTTTTTTATTTTTGAGCGCCATCCGGAAGTTTTTCTTCAGGCCCTCTGCCAAAAAGATCTGTCCCTGCTTCTCAAGGATAAAAGAGTCCATATTTTTCTTACGGATCCAGAGGATATGGCAGAGGCCATAAGCCCGGCCAACCGTATTTTAAAACTGGAAAATGCCTTCATCCTTCCCCACCAGCCCTCCCTTCAGATGGATCCGGATGGGTACGAAAACCTGCGTCAGGATATTTACAAACGCCTCAACCAGCTGAATGTGAGCGGCAGCACCCTCATGCTCCATGGCAGCACCTTTTTTAAAAACCGTATGAGTATCCTGCCCCTTATTCAAAAAAACCGCCTTCTGCAGGAGCTGGCCAACGCCTTTCAGGGAGTACCTGCCATCCTCATAGCCGGTGGGCCTTCCTTAACCCAGGAGCTGGACACCTTAAAAAAATTTCAGGGCCGTGCCGTCCTCTTTGCCGTGGATACAGTTCTGCCTGCCCTTGCCTCCAGAAACATTATTCCAGACTTTGTAACATCGCTTGATTATCAGGAACTCACCTACGAAAAAATGGCCCCCGCAGCCCCTTTTTTTGCTGATCGGATCAACCTCATTGCCATGCCCTTTGTAACTCACAAGGTACCCTGTCAGTTTCCCTTTAAAGAAATATTCTGGGCCTTCAGCACAGCCAATCTGGAGCGCTGGATCAACCACCTCATGGGCGGGAGTATGGAAAACGGCGGCGCAGGCACCGTTGCCCACATGAACATGATTGCGGCCATTTCCCTGGGCTGCTCTCCCATTGTGCTGCTGGGGCAGGACCTCTGCTATCCCATGGGCAAAAACACCCATGTGCAAAGTACGGTTCTCTCCTTTGATGAATCCGGAAAAATAGAAGACAGGGTGAATATTCAAACCAATAACGGTATACCCGCCTTTACAAACAGGGGTTTTTACGACTTTAAAATTTTTTTTGAACAGATGATCAAAGCCAATCCGGGCCACTATATCAATGCCACGCTGCCCGGTGCTGTCATTGAAGGCACGGAAGTGATGCCCTTACAAGATATTCTCTCTGCCTTCTGCACAAAAGAGGTCTCCGCAGAGACCATCATCAGCCAGTCCAGCCAGCATGTGCCCTGGAAACAGACACCAGCAGGCACCGAAAAATCGTTAAAATCCACCCTGAAAACCATCCATAAACTGGAAAAGCTTCTGAAGGTTTGCCAAAAAGAAGGAGAGTCGGCACTGCAGGGTGTGGATAAATTGATAAAGGCAGGCAAACAGTATCCAGCCCTCACCACCCTCCCCTCCCCCCTGCGCCGGGCCATTGAGGCAGCAGACAAAGCCCATAAACAGGCAGACCGGGAAAAAATATGGGCTCTTATGGATGATATTACCCTGGAAGGCCTGCGAACCAGCGAGCGTATGCTCATGGAAATTGACCGCCTTGCGGAAAACGGTCCTTACCTCCAGTGGCTCCGCCTCAGCCTTGAAAGACTCAACGAAATCAACCGGGTCAGAATGAACGGCCTGTCTATTATGAAATCCGGTGTGGAAAATGCCATCCAGTCCATGGAAAAAAATCCCGCTTTCCATCCGGAAAAAAAACTTTCTCTTCTGGAGGCACTGCGGTTTTTCCATGAAACGGACGATCTGGCTTCGGCCCGTAAAGTGATCGGCCAGATGTCAGATGAAGAAAAAAATATGGATGAGGTACTCCTGATAAGGGGAAAAATTGCTGCCACATACATGGATTATGAAAAGGCCAATGGTCTTTTTGCCAAAATCCATCCTCCCCCCCTGCAAAAAGAAGTGGATAAATTCAGAAAAAAGTGGGGAGATACCTATACGGACTTTGCCGCACTCAGAACATCAGCCAACATCAGGGTAAGCCTGCGCATGCTGCAGAAGGGACTTGCCATGGCACCGGACCATTACGGACTGACGCTTCTTTTACAACGCTTTTTCCGCAGGATGCTGCACAGCCTGCAGCAGGGGCTGGAGCAGGGCCCTGCCCTCCTTGCCCTGTGGGAAGACTGGCTTTCCGAAAACCCGATGATTCCGGAGCTCCTGTCCCCTTCGGATTTTGCCACATTCCTGGAAATAAGGGCAGAGAAGGAAGAAAAAGACAGCCTGCCGGAAAAGGCCCGTATTCTTCTGGAACTTGCCCAGACAAAAGAAGAAACCGCCCCCCGTCACATCAAGCTCATGCACCTCTGCTTCAGCCTTGAAGAGTTTGCTGCAGGCCTGCAGCACCTTCAGGCTGCCACAGACCTGAATGCAGACATGGCCATGCACTGGGAAAGCATTGGTGACAGCCTGGAGGCAAACGGCGAGGATGCAAGTGCTCTGGAAGCCTACGGTAAAGGCCTTGAACTTCTGCCCCTGCATGCTCCTTTCCATTTGAAAGCAGGGCAGATCCTTTTACGCCATGGAGATATCGGGCAGGCAAGGCATCACCTTGGCATGTATAAAGAGCTTATGGAAAAACCGGCGCAAGCCCCTGAGGAGAGCATACCCAATCAAGCAGAACAGCTTCTGGCCAAAGAAAAACCTGAAGAAGCCCTCCAGCTTCTCATTCCCCTGCAGCACACCCAAAATGAGAATGCAGACTTCTGGAACCTCTTCGGCTGTGCCTGCCACCGCACAGGCCGTATGCAGGATGCGGAGCAGTGCTTCCGGACGGCTCTCACCCTTAAACCCGACCACAGCCTTGCCCACTATCATCTGGGCCTCCTTCTTCAGGAAAACGGCTACTTCCGTGAGGCAGAAGCAGCCTATTCCGATGCCCTCCGTACAGACCCTGAAATGACATCTGCCCTTACCAATCTGGGTGTCCTCGCATTCAACCGGGGAGAATACACAAGTGCCGCAACCCGCTTTGAGAAGGTGATGGCCATTGCCCCCCTGAATGCCGATGCCTTTTATAACTACGCAAAAACCCTGGAGGCCATGGGAGAAAAGCAGAAGGCTCTTAAGGCCTATGATCTGGTTCTGGAGCTGAACCCGGATCACAGCATGGCCCTTTCGGCCCAGGATAATCTCCGTCAGGACAGAAAAAGTTAA
- the pseI gene encoding pseudaminic acid synthase has protein sequence MINSCININKREISSNAPPYIVAELSANHNGSLERALAILETAKKCGADAVKLQTYTADTLTLNCDSEDFQIKGGLWDGKTLYELYRWAQMPWDWHGPLFDRAKELGITIFSTPFDSTAVDLLEDLNTPAYKIASFEAVDLNLVRYAASTKKPMILSTGMADMEEIAEAVQAAEDGGCTELALLHCVSGYPAPPEDYNLKTIPDMMARFGKVTGLSDHTLDNTTAIASVALGAAIIEKHFTLNRKGGGPDDSFSLEPPQLEELCRDAKTAWQALGKVDYGRKSSERANVLFRRSLYYIKDMKAGDILDEKSIKSIRPGYGLAPKHLNTLFGKRLKKSVDRGTPAAWEDIDI, from the coding sequence ATGATTAACTCCTGTATAAATATTAATAAACGTGAAATATCATCCAATGCTCCACCCTATATTGTTGCCGAACTTTCCGCCAACCACAACGGCAGCCTGGAAAGGGCCCTCGCCATTTTGGAAACCGCTAAAAAATGCGGTGCAGATGCCGTCAAGCTCCAGACCTATACGGCAGACACCCTCACCCTCAATTGTGATAGCGAAGACTTTCAGATTAAAGGGGGCCTCTGGGACGGAAAAACCCTGTACGAGCTTTATCGGTGGGCACAGATGCCCTGGGACTGGCACGGCCCCCTCTTTGACCGGGCAAAGGAGCTGGGCATCACCATTTTCAGCACACCCTTTGACAGTACAGCCGTGGATCTTCTGGAAGACCTCAATACGCCTGCCTATAAAATCGCCTCCTTTGAAGCCGTGGATCTTAACCTGGTTCGCTATGCCGCTTCCACCAAAAAGCCCATGATCCTTTCCACAGGCATGGCGGACATGGAAGAAATCGCAGAGGCCGTTCAGGCCGCAGAAGACGGGGGCTGCACGGAACTTGCCCTTCTGCACTGCGTCAGCGGCTATCCGGCGCCTCCCGAAGACTACAACCTGAAAACCATCCCTGACATGATGGCCCGCTTCGGCAAGGTCACAGGGCTTTCCGATCACACCCTGGACAACACCACAGCCATTGCCAGTGTGGCCTTGGGCGCCGCCATCATCGAAAAGCATTTCACCCTCAACAGAAAGGGCGGAGGCCCGGACGACAGTTTTTCCTTAGAGCCTCCCCAGCTCGAAGAACTCTGCCGGGACGCTAAAACCGCCTGGCAGGCCTTAGGCAAAGTGGATTACGGCAGAAAATCCAGTGAACGGGCCAATGTCCTCTTCCGCAGATCCCTCTATTATATAAAGGATATGAAGGCCGGAGATATTCTTGATGAAAAAAGTATAAAGAGCATCCGTCCCGGCTACGGTCTTGCACCTAAACATCTGAATACACTTTTCGGCAAAAGACTCAAAAAATCCGTAGACAGGGGAACTCCCGCAGCCTGGGAAGACATTGATATCTGA
- a CDS encoding B12-binding domain-containing radical SAM protein → MAKIVLFTCYDVICLGMRALSSHLKKNGHHVTMIFFKTHSAAPVKEENLKTIMYLHYLPGQIYANGYDTNPYTETELNLLIDTIASQKPDIIGLSTRTFWLDMNSDMTEKIRKKSPKSLLIAGGYGPSLLTKEFAEIFDYVCFGEGEKTLLDLANSYDDNHYEEIKHLNNIAYINNQKELIINPLHPPLKNLNELPFPDWDDENSFYIEDDQVISDQSLIRKTTWYDIFASRGCSSNCTYCMAGQWTNLYKDYGNITFPRIRVRNPENVIEELRERKKKYNLKYIRFMDSIFSSSEKWLDTFLALYIKEISLPFFCNIEVRFQSMSILEKLCAAGMQETSFGIQSGSERIRKEIYNRKISNEQIILAANFLTENKINYQHDIIGFNPFETEETLKETFDLLCSIPPKRTIVFHLNIFPNSTLEKLYQEKKPESLPPIYHLTWIYMWHLASAGHEYRNFAKDLLTKSLNKTPLQHHDLIKEKWTELEHKESLFDE, encoded by the coding sequence ATGGCCAAAATAGTACTTTTTACCTGTTATGATGTAATATGTCTTGGAATGCGGGCTCTGAGTAGTCATTTAAAAAAGAATGGCCATCATGTAACAATGATCTTTTTCAAAACACATTCTGCTGCACCTGTCAAAGAAGAAAATTTAAAGACCATAATGTATCTTCATTATTTACCCGGCCAAATTTATGCCAATGGATATGATACAAATCCTTATACAGAAACAGAACTGAATCTGCTAATCGACACCATTGCATCCCAAAAACCAGACATTATTGGACTTAGCACAAGAACATTCTGGCTGGATATGAACTCTGACATGACAGAAAAAATACGCAAGAAATCTCCAAAATCACTTCTTATTGCAGGAGGTTATGGCCCTTCTCTTCTTACAAAAGAGTTTGCAGAAATTTTTGATTATGTATGTTTTGGAGAGGGTGAAAAAACGCTCCTTGATCTAGCCAACTCCTATGACGACAACCATTATGAAGAAATAAAACATCTTAACAATATAGCATATATCAACAACCAAAAAGAATTAATAATAAACCCCTTACATCCTCCCTTAAAAAACTTGAATGAACTTCCTTTCCCCGACTGGGATGATGAAAACTCTTTTTATATTGAAGATGATCAAGTGATCTCAGATCAGTCATTAATACGCAAAACAACTTGGTATGATATTTTTGCAAGCAGGGGCTGTTCTTCAAATTGTACTTATTGTATGGCAGGTCAATGGACAAACTTATATAAAGATTATGGAAATATAACTTTTCCACGAATTCGCGTAAGGAATCCAGAAAATGTCATAGAAGAATTACGAGAGCGTAAGAAAAAATACAATTTAAAGTATATTCGATTTATGGATTCAATTTTTTCATCATCTGAAAAATGGCTGGATACATTTCTGGCTTTATATATAAAAGAAATCAGCTTGCCCTTTTTCTGTAACATTGAAGTCCGTTTTCAATCGATGTCGATTCTTGAAAAACTATGTGCTGCAGGGATGCAGGAAACCAGCTTTGGCATTCAATCCGGTTCCGAAAGAATCAGGAAGGAAATCTACAATAGAAAAATATCAAATGAGCAAATAATTCTAGCAGCGAACTTTCTGACAGAAAACAAGATTAATTATCAACATGATATAATAGGATTTAACCCTTTCGAAACAGAAGAAACACTAAAAGAAACCTTCGATCTTCTTTGCTCCATTCCTCCTAAAAGAACCATAGTTTTTCATCTCAACATTTTTCCAAACAGCACATTAGAAAAACTCTATCAAGAAAAAAAACCAGAGAGTTTACCGCCTATATATCATCTTACATGGATTTACATGTGGCATCTTGCATCTGCAGGCCATGAATATAGAAATTTTGCAAAGGATCTTTTAACAAAGTCCTTAAACAAAACCCCCCTGCAACACCACGATTTAATCAAAGAAAAATGGACAGAGCTGGAACATAAAGAATCCTTATTTGACGAGTGA
- a CDS encoding class I SAM-dependent methyltransferase: protein MAQENYENNIHKFWNDRAPLKQQAGSNDYIAKQLEINTLKKHIQTGQKILEIGCGNGITAIEFAKNFNIQIDAFDFSEKMIEEAKLTAKNTTLKGNINFQVADMRKLPLLNANYDIAYTERALINLPDWPSQAKAIKDITGLLKPGGRYLMCENSQEGLDEINQLRGLCQLPPITPPWHNRYLYNKEIASLHIENVKLIDLEHYSSTYYIISRVVNAWLAMQEGQQPQYDALVNKLGLILPPIGELGQGKLWIWEKTN, encoded by the coding sequence ATGGCCCAAGAAAACTATGAAAATAATATCCACAAATTCTGGAATGATCGTGCACCCCTGAAACAACAGGCTGGATCAAATGATTATATTGCAAAACAACTTGAAATAAACACACTGAAAAAGCATATTCAAACTGGACAAAAAATACTCGAAATCGGGTGTGGCAATGGAATAACGGCCATTGAATTTGCAAAAAATTTTAATATCCAAATTGATGCTTTTGACTTTTCTGAGAAAATGATCGAGGAGGCTAAGCTGACTGCAAAAAATACAACGTTGAAAGGCAACATAAACTTTCAAGTTGCAGACATGAGAAAACTCCCCCTGTTAAATGCAAACTATGATATTGCCTATACAGAAAGAGCTTTAATAAATCTTCCTGACTGGCCCAGCCAAGCCAAAGCAATAAAAGATATTACAGGCCTTCTTAAACCTGGTGGCCGCTATTTAATGTGTGAAAACAGCCAGGAAGGCTTGGATGAAATCAATCAATTAAGAGGGCTGTGCCAACTGCCCCCTATTACACCTCCTTGGCATAATCGTTATCTATACAACAAAGAAATTGCATCTCTTCATATCGAGAATGTAAAACTTATTGATTTAGAACATTATAGCTCAACATATTATATCATCAGCCGTGTAGTCAATGCATGGCTGGCCATGCAGGAAGGCCAACAACCCCAATATGATGCATTGGTCAATAAGCTTGGCCTCATTCTTCCCCCCATAGGAGAATTAGGGCAAGGAAAACTTTGGATTTGGGAAAAAACAAACTAA